The following coding sequences lie in one Deltaproteobacteria bacterium genomic window:
- the rarD gene encoding EamA family transporter RarD, translated as MTSLEPPASDEAARTRAIGLGYGVAAYVTWGILPLYFKLLREVPALQTLAHRIVWATVLLAAVITWRRSWRSGYDDVRRAGAWRFIPTTVLLSCNWLVYIWSVNSGRVLEASLGYFVTPLVNVGLGVWLLHERLSRTAGIAVAIAAVGVAVLVIGTGTLPWIPFALAGSFGTYGLLRKRIAVAPVPALLVETALMVPLAAGYLLWRPAEAAAFGVTPQIDGLLLASGAVTAFPLIWFGHAARRVQLTTLGVLQYLSPSMSFVMAVTLFGEPFGLWHAIAFGLIWTSLAVFGLDAARRR; from the coding sequence GTGACGTCACTCGAGCCGCCCGCGTCCGACGAGGCTGCTCGCACGCGTGCGATCGGGCTCGGGTACGGCGTGGCGGCGTACGTCACGTGGGGCATCCTTCCGCTCTACTTCAAGCTGCTGCGCGAGGTGCCGGCGCTGCAGACGTTGGCGCATCGCATCGTGTGGGCGACGGTGTTGTTGGCGGCGGTGATCACCTGGCGTCGGAGCTGGCGCAGCGGTTACGACGATGTGCGTCGCGCCGGCGCGTGGCGGTTCATCCCGACCACGGTGCTGCTGTCGTGCAACTGGCTGGTCTACATCTGGTCGGTGAACAGCGGTCGCGTGCTCGAGGCGAGCCTCGGCTACTTCGTGACGCCGCTGGTCAACGTCGGGCTCGGCGTGTGGCTGCTGCACGAGCGGTTGTCGCGGACGGCTGGGATCGCGGTGGCGATCGCGGCGGTCGGGGTCGCGGTGCTGGTGATCGGCACCGGCACGCTGCCGTGGATCCCCTTTGCGCTCGCCGGTTCGTTCGGGACCTACGGCCTGCTGCGCAAGCGGATCGCCGTCGCGCCGGTGCCGGCCTTGCTGGTCGAGACCGCACTCATGGTGCCGCTGGCGGCCGGCTACCTGCTGTGGCGACCTGCCGAGGCCGCGGCCTTCGGGGTCACGCCGCAGATCGATGGTCTGCTGCTGGCGTCGGGGGCGGTCACGGCATTCCCGCTGATCTGGTTCGGGCACGCCGCGCGGCGGGTGCAGCTCACCACCCTGGGTGTGCTGCAGTACCTCTCGCCGAGCATGTCGTTCGTGATGGCGGTGACGCTCTTCGGCGAGCCGTTCGGGCTGTGGCACGCGATCGCCTTCGGGCTGATCTGGACCTCGCTGGCGGTGTTCGGCCTCGACGCCGCTCGTCGGCGCTAG
- a CDS encoding thiamine phosphate synthase, which produces MSMLAAGLYAILDLPHRGGLAPEQVVAALVEGARAGLAAVQLRAKHAGTGERIAWLERLLPICAAAGVPLFANDDLDAALAVPGVAGVHLGQGDAGFDRIDEVRARAAAGFAVGISTHSLPQLRAALAQRPDYVAFGPVFSTTSKRDADPTVGLEGLADAGRVAARPLVAIGGLDVERAAQAVAVGADRIAVIGGLVATTAEEISSRARAYVAAITEAARWWSIDEVHAAIPVLSKPTLEGLARWGDDLGVLAQMRLPARFSPRFEGGCAQFRARDVCDLQWALGKHAGESWAQWTARGDTDGSATLVQLRSLDRARS; this is translated from the coding sequence GTGTCCATGCTCGCCGCCGGCCTCTACGCGATCCTCGACCTCCCCCATCGAGGTGGCCTCGCGCCGGAGCAGGTGGTGGCGGCGCTGGTCGAGGGCGCCCGCGCGGGGCTGGCCGCGGTGCAGCTGCGGGCCAAGCACGCCGGCACCGGCGAGCGCATCGCGTGGCTCGAGCGCCTGCTGCCCATCTGTGCCGCCGCCGGGGTGCCGCTATTCGCCAACGACGACCTCGACGCGGCGCTCGCCGTGCCGGGGGTCGCCGGCGTCCACCTCGGCCAGGGCGATGCCGGCTTCGACCGCATCGACGAGGTCCGAGCGCGGGCGGCCGCCGGCTTCGCGGTCGGCATCTCGACCCACTCGCTGCCGCAGCTGCGCGCGGCGCTGGCCCAACGACCCGACTACGTCGCCTTCGGACCGGTGTTCTCGACCACCTCGAAGCGGGATGCCGATCCCACGGTCGGGCTCGAGGGGCTGGCCGACGCCGGCCGCGTCGCCGCGCGCCCGCTGGTCGCGATCGGAGGGCTCGATGTCGAGCGTGCTGCGCAGGCCGTCGCCGTTGGTGCGGATCGCATCGCGGTGATCGGTGGGCTCGTCGCGACGACCGCCGAAGAGATCTCTTCGCGTGCGCGCGCCTACGTGGCGGCGATCACCGAGGCCGCGCGATGGTGGTCCATCGACGAGGTGCACGCCGCGATCCCGGTGCTGTCGAAGCCGACCCTCGAGGGGCTCGCGCGCTGGGGGGACGACCTCGGCGTGTTGGCGCAGATGCGACTCCCCGCCCGCTTCAGCCCGCGTTTCGAGGGGGGCTGCGCCCAGTTCCGGGCTCGCGACGTCTGCGATCTGCAGTGGGCGCTGGGCAAACATGCGGGCGAGAGCTGGGCGCAGTGGACGGCGCGCGGTGACACGGACGGGAGCGCCACATTGGTGCAGCTACGCTCGCTCGATCGCGCACGGTCGTGA
- a CDS encoding tetratricopeptide repeat protein, translating into MPSPAPTRAEGPLPTLAVGPSPVPAGATPVADAMRDAHAEDARAAIISYVELLGRTDDVARRGRICFEIARLHELLREYEAAQHNYLQALNASPEHLPAVVGARRVALRRGSWDAVVELFDREIRLTADRGAKAALLLAKGRVLEDRLRQLPAAREAYAAAIELADPDVALFHAMAQIDARAASWDALERLYESSANVLADDASLRAAMLCQRARLRELHRDDLDGAAQLYAQAFELDDAAPGAAAALERLYARRGRHRELAALLEREADLVTDPGSRALILHRAALVTLERIGDRAAARALLERAEKTSPGQPVVLEALVRVYEDAAQWPELVRTLATLTEATHEPGERLGLLHRIGMVCLDGLDDRDGAIAAFEALLEIDAAHVPALRALAPLYTATSRFDALVKMHRGEAGTAREPHRRASAHARAGEILERLERFDEAIGEHEHALALVPDMLPSFEALVGLLARAQRHRALIELYERQLERFDLERRIESLFAIGDLYRGPLADPEQAEFAYRRILKLRPQHLGAIHALARVAAAAGRWRSLIEALELEAGIATAPHQVADLLHRIGEILDERLERRDEAIARLRSVLALEPAHAATLATLGRIFHAEGRWADLAEIYQRELDAATDESTQVALLHKLGELHARQLADLDQATGFLRRALDLDPRHGASLQALSRILRGRAQWRELAALAELERDGFRDPASRALASFQLGLLYEERLDDRAAAERCYSLAVELSPSNRPAADALARVRTELGHWAQLVEELERGATTMIDPRLATATLFRAAEVARDHLRDPARARTDFQRVLQAEPGHVGALLALEALQREAADVEGLADTLLQQARSFRGGTARAMAWHERARALELAGVGTTDERVEALSGVLAVHAADRGALTGLEREALDSGDPRIIASVDGRLASTVGDPMLRAAFLTRRAEALEAAGGPQALEVYREAIALDPENLGALRGLSRLAEVLGDVDALVEVAEHEASIAKTPAEAAEAWTRAGNARIDQIGDRGAAVRAFDKALQLWPDHERAATRLSALMRQQGQLEKLADRLQRAAGEARDPVRQRALWLEVARLYAKELDNLGGAIHALERLLRDHPKDASALLELAGLYLADRRTDDAIALLRRAAQVAQGDQLAEANFLLAVALEDKGDTPGAFRHYELAMQQRPDDARVLSRVVALQLDSGLFAAAVDSASRLRGQVKDEPAQVAADIALAQAHLGVRHIDEAIDALADAIAIEGPGGTASTELHRVATQPEHWQRYIIALRGQIGGAGDHAAMLWLELARTQRDRLGEAEHGRATLIEGLRACNGDAGLRFELANDLRLAHRVVDAIEQLQQVLMDDVTRIEAWRSLAQAFGDLEQPRARGLATAAMLTFEVASPEEREQMRGWAPRTEAIRPGSLAGDATADLHVARDQQAPAAALLASMVEGLAKIRPADLSRWGVGSRDKLAQRPDQPLRVLVDRIAALFGIEEYDVYQHNLRDRTVFVENTGRPSVLVASWLGELPPSQQVFAITQSIVNLSRGLFTIDLFTPRELEILVAAAARSSAPSFGETIAAADVLDDHMRTIVKAISRKRKRAFEIAAEALPRSRGPDTATFIQWARQSARRIALLVADDLPGCITTVARAEGIQGKLGVAAVRTSPVLADLVRVWISRPAMTLRYASGLLPMPAARPG; encoded by the coding sequence ATGCCGAGCCCCGCGCCCACCCGCGCCGAGGGACCGCTCCCGACCCTCGCGGTCGGTCCCTCGCCGGTGCCCGCCGGCGCGACGCCGGTCGCCGACGCGATGCGCGACGCCCATGCCGAGGACGCCCGCGCCGCGATCATCAGCTACGTCGAGCTGCTCGGTCGCACCGACGACGTCGCCCGCCGCGGTCGCATCTGCTTCGAGATCGCGCGACTGCACGAGCTGCTGCGCGAGTACGAGGCCGCGCAACACAACTACCTGCAGGCGCTCAACGCCAGCCCCGAGCACCTCCCCGCGGTCGTGGGCGCGCGCCGGGTCGCGCTGCGTCGCGGCAGCTGGGACGCCGTCGTCGAGCTGTTCGATCGCGAGATCCGTCTCACCGCCGATCGCGGCGCGAAGGCGGCGCTGCTGCTCGCGAAGGGCCGCGTGCTGGAGGATCGCCTGCGCCAGCTGCCGGCGGCGCGCGAGGCCTATGCCGCCGCGATCGAGCTCGCCGATCCCGACGTCGCACTGTTCCACGCGATGGCGCAGATCGATGCCCGCGCCGCCTCGTGGGACGCGCTCGAGCGGCTGTACGAGTCATCGGCCAACGTGCTCGCCGACGACGCGAGCCTGCGCGCCGCGATGTTGTGCCAGCGTGCGCGTCTGCGCGAGCTGCATCGCGACGATCTCGACGGCGCCGCGCAGCTCTACGCGCAGGCCTTCGAGCTCGACGACGCCGCGCCTGGGGCCGCCGCCGCGCTCGAGCGACTCTACGCCCGTCGAGGTCGCCATCGTGAGCTGGCGGCGTTGCTCGAGCGCGAGGCCGACCTCGTCACCGACCCCGGCTCGCGCGCGCTGATCCTGCACCGCGCTGCACTCGTGACGCTCGAGCGCATCGGTGATCGGGCCGCCGCGCGAGCGCTGCTGGAGCGCGCCGAGAAGACCTCACCAGGCCAGCCGGTGGTGCTCGAGGCACTCGTGCGCGTGTACGAGGACGCCGCGCAGTGGCCCGAGCTGGTGCGCACGCTCGCGACGCTGACCGAGGCTACCCACGAGCCCGGCGAGCGCTTGGGCCTGCTGCATCGCATCGGCATGGTCTGCCTCGACGGGCTGGACGATCGCGACGGTGCGATCGCAGCGTTCGAGGCCCTGCTCGAGATCGACGCCGCGCACGTGCCGGCGCTGCGAGCCCTCGCGCCGCTGTACACCGCGACCTCGCGCTTCGACGCACTGGTGAAGATGCACCGTGGTGAGGCTGGCACCGCGCGCGAGCCCCATCGCCGCGCCAGCGCCCACGCGAGAGCCGGCGAGATTCTCGAGCGACTCGAGCGCTTCGACGAGGCCATCGGCGAGCACGAGCACGCGCTCGCGCTGGTACCCGACATGCTGCCGTCGTTCGAGGCGTTGGTCGGCCTGTTGGCCCGCGCGCAGCGGCACCGCGCGCTCATCGAGCTCTACGAGCGACAGCTCGAGCGATTCGATCTCGAGCGGCGGATCGAGTCGTTGTTCGCGATCGGCGATCTCTACCGCGGTCCGCTCGCCGATCCCGAGCAGGCCGAGTTCGCGTACCGCCGCATCCTCAAGCTGCGGCCGCAGCACCTGGGCGCGATCCATGCGCTCGCGCGCGTGGCCGCGGCCGCCGGCCGCTGGCGTTCGCTCATCGAGGCGCTCGAGCTCGAGGCCGGCATCGCCACTGCGCCGCACCAGGTCGCCGATCTGCTGCATCGCATCGGCGAGATCCTCGACGAGCGACTCGAGCGGCGCGACGAAGCCATCGCGCGCCTGCGTAGCGTGCTCGCGCTCGAGCCCGCCCACGCCGCCACGCTGGCCACGCTCGGGCGCATCTTCCACGCCGAGGGCCGCTGGGCCGATCTCGCGGAGATCTACCAGCGCGAGCTCGACGCGGCGACCGACGAGTCGACCCAGGTCGCGCTGCTGCACAAGCTCGGGGAGCTGCACGCGCGCCAGCTCGCCGATCTCGACCAGGCCACCGGGTTCCTGCGCCGAGCTCTCGATCTCGATCCACGCCACGGCGCCTCGTTGCAGGCGCTCTCGCGGATCCTCCGTGGGCGCGCGCAGTGGCGCGAGCTCGCGGCGCTGGCCGAGTTGGAGCGCGATGGCTTCCGCGATCCGGCCAGCCGTGCGCTCGCCAGCTTCCAGCTGGGCTTGCTGTACGAGGAGCGCCTCGACGATCGCGCGGCCGCCGAGCGTTGCTACTCGCTCGCGGTCGAGCTGAGCCCGAGCAATCGTCCGGCCGCCGATGCGCTCGCGCGCGTGCGCACCGAGCTGGGGCACTGGGCGCAGCTGGTGGAGGAGCTCGAGCGCGGTGCCACCACGATGATCGATCCGCGGCTGGCGACCGCGACGCTGTTCCGCGCCGCCGAGGTCGCGCGCGATCACCTGCGCGATCCGGCGCGTGCGCGTACCGACTTCCAACGGGTGCTACAGGCCGAGCCGGGCCACGTCGGCGCACTGCTGGCGCTCGAGGCTCTGCAGCGCGAGGCCGCCGACGTCGAGGGATTGGCCGACACGTTGCTGCAGCAGGCCCGCAGCTTCCGCGGCGGCACGGCACGCGCGATGGCGTGGCACGAGCGTGCCCGCGCACTCGAGCTCGCGGGCGTCGGCACCACCGACGAGCGGGTCGAGGCGCTGTCGGGTGTGCTCGCCGTGCATGCCGCCGATCGAGGGGCCCTGACCGGGCTCGAGCGCGAGGCGCTCGACAGCGGCGATCCGCGGATCATCGCGAGCGTCGACGGACGACTCGCGAGCACGGTCGGCGATCCCATGCTGCGCGCGGCGTTCCTGACCCGCCGCGCCGAGGCGCTCGAGGCCGCTGGCGGACCGCAGGCCCTCGAGGTGTACCGTGAGGCGATCGCCCTCGATCCCGAAAACCTCGGGGCCCTGCGCGGGCTCTCGCGGCTTGCCGAGGTGCTCGGCGACGTCGATGCACTGGTCGAGGTCGCGGAGCACGAAGCCTCGATCGCGAAGACGCCCGCCGAGGCCGCCGAGGCGTGGACTCGGGCCGGCAACGCGCGCATCGATCAGATCGGTGATCGCGGCGCCGCGGTGCGTGCGTTCGACAAGGCGCTGCAGCTGTGGCCCGATCACGAGCGCGCTGCCACGCGGCTGTCGGCGTTGATGCGGCAGCAGGGCCAGCTCGAGAAGCTCGCCGATCGTCTGCAGCGTGCCGCCGGCGAGGCTCGCGATCCCGTGCGGCAGCGGGCGCTGTGGCTCGAGGTGGCGCGCCTGTACGCCAAGGAGCTCGACAACCTCGGCGGCGCGATTCATGCGCTCGAGCGACTGCTGCGGGATCATCCGAAGGATGCGAGCGCGCTGCTCGAGCTGGCGGGGCTCTACCTCGCCGATCGCCGCACCGATGACGCCATCGCGCTGCTGCGGCGCGCCGCCCAGGTCGCGCAGGGCGACCAGCTGGCCGAGGCCAACTTCCTGCTCGCGGTGGCGCTCGAAGACAAGGGCGACACGCCGGGGGCGTTTCGTCACTACGAGCTCGCGATGCAGCAGCGGCCCGACGACGCCCGCGTGTTGTCGCGCGTCGTGGCGTTGCAGCTCGACTCGGGGCTGTTCGCGGCCGCGGTCGACAGTGCCTCCCGCCTGCGCGGCCAGGTGAAAGACGAGCCGGCGCAGGTTGCCGCCGACATCGCGCTCGCGCAGGCGCACCTCGGCGTGCGGCACATCGACGAGGCCATCGACGCGCTCGCCGATGCGATCGCGATCGAAGGTCCGGGCGGCACCGCGAGCACCGAGCTCCACCGGGTGGCGACGCAGCCCGAGCACTGGCAGCGCTACATCATCGCGCTGCGCGGACAAATCGGCGGCGCGGGTGATCACGCCGCGATGCTGTGGCTCGAGCTGGCACGCACCCAACGCGATCGGCTCGGTGAGGCCGAGCACGGCCGCGCGACGTTGATCGAGGGCCTGCGCGCGTGCAACGGCGATGCTGGCCTGCGCTTCGAGCTCGCCAACGACCTGCGACTGGCGCATCGCGTGGTCGATGCCATCGAGCAGCTGCAGCAGGTGCTCATGGACGACGTCACGCGCATCGAGGCCTGGCGCTCACTCGCGCAGGCCTTTGGCGATCTCGAGCAGCCGCGCGCGCGCGGCCTCGCGACCGCAGCGATGCTCACCTTCGAGGTCGCGAGCCCCGAGGAACGCGAGCAGATGCGCGGCTGGGCGCCGCGCACCGAGGCGATCCGGCCCGGTTCGCTGGCCGGTGATGCGACCGCGGATCTCCACGTTGCGCGCGACCAACAGGCCCCGGCTGCTGCACTGCTGGCCTCCATGGTCGAGGGCCTCGCGAAGATCCGCCCTGCGGATCTGTCGCGCTGGGGCGTGGGCAGTCGCGACAAGCTCGCGCAGCGACCCGATCAGCCGCTGCGCGTGCTGGTCGATCGCATCGCGGCGCTGTTCGGGATCGAGGAGTACGACGTCTACCAGCACAACCTGCGCGATCGCACCGTGTTCGTCGAGAACACCGGTCGGCCGAGCGTGCTGGTGGCGTCGTGGCTCGGCGAGCTGCCGCCGAGCCAGCAGGTCTTCGCGATCACGCAGTCGATCGTCAACCTCTCGCGAGGGCTCTTCACGATCGATCTGTTCACGCCGCGCGAGCTCGAGATCCTGGTCGCCGCGGCCGCGCGGAGCAGTGCGCCCTCGTTCGGCGAGACCATCGCCGCCGCCGACGTGCTCGACGATCACATGCGAACCATCGTCAAGGCGATCTCGCGCAAGCGCAAGCGAGCCTTCGAGATCGCCGCCGAGGCGCTGCCGCGCTCGCGTGGTCCCGACACCGCGACCTTCATCCAGTGGGCGCGCCAGAGCGCGCGCCGCATCGCGTTGCTGGTCGCCGACGATCTGCCGGGCTGCATCACCACCGTCGCGCGCGCCGAGGGCATCCAAGGCAAGCTCGGCGTCGCCGCCGTGCGCACCTCGCCGGTGCTCGCGGACCTCGTGCGCGTGTGGATCTCACGCCCGGCGATGACGCTACGCTACGCGAGTGGCCTGCTGCCGATGCCCGCCGCACGACCGGGGTGA
- a CDS encoding S9 family peptidase, producing the protein MRSVLGFAVVSMLWGCAVSTPAHAAAPVPKRGTTARTEHITPEMIADLESVGEVAISPDGRHVAFVKRVPRAQHDGPSTMVRALFVVDAGKGAPRQFTFEPDAASAPTWSPDGQQIAFIGRRKGDAAAQIYVVAADGGNARPLTKLRSSVRELQWSPDGRSLAYTTDVAPTEQEQAAQDVGRDHVVGDVEGTRRQLFVMPAEGGEAIAITPRDFHVERVRWSPKGDAFALVGGERADVDGTMMYGGVYRVASAGGKPTRLCDTAGKLGELAWSPDGGTVAFLGASDIHDPTAGVVFVVPATGGTARALTAEYAGTGQWLEFIDDATLAVMANEDTAVALLRVSLRDGKRSRAIATTPICHGADLVRGVFACSGEGPTHPPELFVGKLGARTMQRRTHGNPQLDRVLLGEQSVLRWKAADGLALAGVVTMPVGHRKGERHPLVVMPHGGPEGVSQQGWNTRSGYPVQLFAANGYVVFEPNYRGSSGRGVAFGKADHGDLGGKEFDDVLAGIDELVRQGVVDGDRVGMGGWSYGGYFSGLAATRHSARFRAAMVGAAITNWMSFTGTSEIEHENSLVHWNLWPYDQPELVWSRSPMAHTKQSKTATLIVHGSSDTRVPPEQAKELYRALRHAGTTTEVVFYPREGHGLGEREHQLDFMHRFLAWFDRHLQAAEG; encoded by the coding sequence ATGAGATCCGTGCTGGGGTTCGCCGTCGTGTCGATGCTGTGGGGCTGTGCCGTGTCCACCCCCGCCCATGCCGCTGCGCCGGTGCCCAAGCGCGGCACGACGGCGCGCACGGAGCACATCACGCCCGAGATGATTGCGGATCTCGAGAGCGTCGGTGAGGTCGCGATCAGCCCCGATGGCCGCCACGTCGCGTTCGTGAAGCGCGTGCCACGAGCCCAACACGATGGCCCGTCGACGATGGTGCGCGCGCTGTTCGTGGTCGATGCGGGCAAGGGCGCGCCGCGGCAGTTCACGTTCGAGCCCGATGCTGCGAGCGCGCCGACGTGGTCGCCCGATGGCCAGCAGATCGCATTCATCGGCCGGCGCAAGGGCGATGCGGCCGCGCAGATCTACGTGGTCGCGGCCGACGGTGGCAACGCACGCCCACTCACCAAGCTGAGATCGTCGGTGCGCGAGCTGCAGTGGTCGCCCGATGGCCGCAGCCTCGCGTACACCACCGACGTCGCGCCGACCGAGCAGGAGCAGGCCGCACAGGATGTCGGTCGCGATCACGTGGTGGGCGACGTCGAGGGCACGCGGCGACAGCTGTTCGTGATGCCGGCAGAGGGTGGCGAGGCGATCGCGATCACCCCGCGCGACTTCCACGTCGAGCGCGTGCGTTGGTCGCCCAAGGGCGACGCGTTCGCGCTGGTCGGCGGCGAACGAGCCGACGTCGACGGCACCATGATGTATGGCGGCGTGTATCGAGTCGCGTCCGCCGGCGGCAAGCCCACGCGGCTTTGCGACACCGCAGGCAAGCTCGGCGAGCTCGCGTGGTCGCCCGATGGCGGGACGGTCGCGTTCCTCGGGGCCAGCGACATCCACGATCCCACCGCCGGCGTGGTGTTCGTGGTGCCAGCGACCGGCGGCACCGCGCGCGCGCTGACGGCCGAGTACGCCGGCACCGGGCAGTGGCTCGAGTTCATCGACGACGCGACGCTGGCGGTGATGGCCAACGAGGACACCGCCGTCGCGTTGCTGCGGGTCTCGCTGCGCGACGGCAAGCGCAGCCGCGCGATCGCGACCACGCCGATCTGCCACGGTGCCGATCTCGTACGCGGCGTGTTCGCGTGCAGCGGCGAGGGCCCGACGCACCCGCCCGAGCTGTTCGTCGGCAAGCTCGGTGCGCGCACGATGCAGCGGCGCACCCACGGCAACCCGCAGCTCGATCGGGTGCTGCTCGGCGAGCAATCGGTGCTGCGGTGGAAGGCCGCCGATGGCCTCGCGCTCGCGGGCGTCGTCACGATGCCGGTCGGCCACCGCAAGGGCGAGCGGCACCCGCTGGTCGTGATGCCACACGGCGGCCCCGAGGGGGTGTCGCAGCAGGGCTGGAACACCCGCTCGGGCTATCCGGTGCAGCTGTTCGCGGCCAACGGCTACGTGGTGTTCGAGCCCAACTATCGCGGTAGCTCCGGTCGCGGCGTCGCGTTCGGCAAGGCCGACCACGGCGATCTGGGCGGCAAGGAATTCGACGATGTGCTCGCCGGCATCGACGAGCTCGTGCGGCAGGGCGTGGTCGATGGCGATCGCGTCGGCATGGGCGGCTGGAGCTACGGCGGCTACTTCTCGGGCCTCGCCGCGACCCGGCACAGCGCACGCTTCCGCGCCGCGATGGTCGGCGCGGCGATCACCAACTGGATGTCGTTCACCGGCACCAGCGAGATCGAGCACGAGAACTCGCTGGTGCACTGGAACCTGTGGCCGTACGACCAGCCCGAGCTGGTGTGGTCACGTTCGCCGATGGCCCACACCAAGCAGTCGAAGACCGCGACGCTCATCGTGCATGGCAGCAGCGACACCCGCGTGCCGCCCGAGCAGGCCAAGGAGCTCTACCGGGCGCTGCGCCACGCGGGCACCACCACCGAGGTGGTGTTCTATCCCCGCGAGGGCCACGGCCTGGGCGAGCGCGAGCACCAGCTCGACTTCATGCACCGCTTCCTGGCGTGGTTCGATCGCCACCTGCAGGCCGCCGAGGGCTGA
- a CDS encoding M48 family metallopeptidase: MAHHDPKKRRLAIIGTVLAVAMGAFFLSIPLLSGVLARFVPNSVTDRIGSELIESVGDKASFCTEQKGLAALDDLVQKLARAADHDVPFRVYVVKDDVLNAFAAPGGYVVIYDEIITNAADPNELAGVLAHEMSHELADHPNKGVVQALGYGVFSLLLPGGGDMGAELGRTVVDSKFSRDDELEADRKGVELLNAAGIDSRGLARFFDTMAAKGGNVPGALEFISSHPTGEHRQSALKDLEKEGAPALDAAQWNALREVCKITDKTPKPVGTAK; the protein is encoded by the coding sequence ATGGCACACCACGATCCCAAGAAGCGTCGCCTCGCAATCATCGGCACCGTGCTCGCGGTCGCGATGGGTGCGTTCTTCCTGTCGATTCCCCTGCTGTCGGGGGTGCTCGCGCGCTTCGTGCCGAACAGCGTGACCGACCGCATCGGCAGCGAGCTGATCGAATCCGTGGGCGACAAGGCGTCGTTCTGCACCGAGCAGAAGGGGCTCGCGGCGCTCGACGACCTGGTGCAGAAGCTGGCGCGCGCGGCGGATCACGACGTGCCCTTCCGCGTGTACGTCGTGAAGGACGACGTACTCAACGCCTTCGCGGCCCCCGGTGGCTACGTCGTCATCTACGACGAGATCATCACGAACGCCGCCGACCCCAACGAGCTCGCCGGCGTGCTGGCCCACGAGATGTCGCACGAGCTGGCCGACCACCCCAACAAGGGCGTGGTGCAAGCGCTCGGCTACGGCGTGTTCTCGCTGTTGTTGCCCGGCGGCGGCGACATGGGTGCGGAGCTGGGTCGCACGGTGGTCGACTCGAAGTTCAGCCGCGACGACGAGCTCGAGGCCGATCGCAAGGGCGTCGAGCTGCTCAACGCCGCGGGCATCGACTCGCGCGGGCTCGCGCGATTCTTCGACACCATGGCCGCCAAGGGCGGCAACGTGCCTGGTGCGCTCGAGTTCATCTCCTCACACCCGACCGGCGAACACCGCCAGTCGGCGCTGAAGGATCTCGAGAAGGAAGGCGCACCGGCACTCGACGCCGCCCAGTGGAACGCGCTGCGCGAGGTCTGCAAGATCACCGACAAGACGCCGAAGCCGGTCGGCACTGCGAAGTGA
- a CDS encoding site-2 protease family protein has translation MRGSWRLGRVAGIDAYVHWTFGLLLAWAGWTAWQGAGTGAAVLLGVAFLVAVFGSVLLHELGHALVARRYGVSTRHILLTPIGGIASLEGMPRAPKAELAVALAGPAVNLAIAAALALVSRVTAFEAFGLVDGLLYANLSLALFNLIPAFPMDGGRALRAFLAGRMGRRAATGTAVRLGRGIAIAMALVGLFVNPMLLLIAAFVWFAGGAEARALDGYGDDDDGSFGRERYAAPVSAWQRPGAYQGVRGGGTRVVFVRRSW, from the coding sequence ATGAGAGGCTCGTGGAGACTCGGCCGCGTCGCCGGCATCGACGCGTATGTGCACTGGACCTTCGGACTGCTGCTGGCGTGGGCGGGCTGGACCGCCTGGCAGGGCGCCGGGACCGGGGCCGCGGTGCTCCTCGGGGTTGCGTTCTTGGTGGCAGTGTTCGGCTCGGTGCTGCTGCACGAGCTCGGACATGCGCTCGTGGCTCGTCGCTACGGCGTGTCGACGCGGCACATCCTGCTGACGCCGATCGGTGGCATCGCCAGCCTCGAGGGCATGCCCCGCGCGCCCAAGGCCGAGCTCGCGGTCGCGCTCGCCGGCCCCGCGGTGAACCTGGCGATCGCCGCGGCGCTGGCCCTGGTGTCGCGCGTCACCGCGTTCGAGGCGTTCGGTCTGGTCGACGGCCTGCTGTACGCCAACCTCTCGCTGGCGCTCTTCAACCTCATCCCGGCGTTCCCCATGGACGGTGGTCGTGCGTTGCGGGCGTTCCTCGCCGGGCGCATGGGCCGAAGGGCCGCCACCGGCACCGCGGTGCGCCTGGGCCGGGGCATCGCGATCGCGATGGCGCTCGTGGGCCTGTTCGTGAACCCGATGCTGCTGCTCATCGCCGCGTTCGTTTGGTTCGCCGGCGGTGCCGAAGCGCGGGCCCTCGATGGCTACGGCGACGACGACGACGGCAGCTTCGGACGCGAGCGCTACGCTGCGCCGGTGTCGGCGTGGCAGCGACCTGGGGCCTACCAAGGAGTGCGAGGCGGCGGCACGCGGGTGGTGTTCGTGCGCCGCAGCTGGTGA